The Salvia miltiorrhiza cultivar Shanhuang (shh) chromosome 1, IMPLAD_Smil_shh, whole genome shotgun sequence genome has a window encoding:
- the LOC131014264 gene encoding oxysterol-binding protein-related protein 1C-like isoform X1 produces MHPFCCVTSMSIHTNSDLPPPPPPLPSAADPVIGRSLSAGRALSSRDSLLDHGYSFNSNIFSRSQSQNYNHHSRDLKINDIVGNGISGILHKWVNYGKGWRPRWFVLQDGVLSYYKISGPDRINPQTEKGSRVIGEDSMKRLSRKFSGLHRRTGSWGSVKGRKPVGEVHLKVSTIRESRSDDRRFSIFTGTKRLHLRADSAEDRAAWLEALEAVKDMFPRMSNSELMAPIDNLTVSTERLRQKLLEEGLSESAIEESEQIMKSEFASLQNQFRLLSQKYWLLTDTLRQLETEKVDLENTVVDESQRQFKDVGASSRSKDKYSGSATESEDENERADVVEEDSDEEENTFFDTRDFLSSSSFKSNGSDFRTSSFSSDDDDELNDFEAEDSIEPAIKSAGTNFAHVKRRKKLPDPVEKEKGVSLWSMIKDNIGKDLTKVCLPVYFNEPLSSLQKCFEDLEYSYLLDRANEWGKKGNSLMRILNVAAFAVSGYASTEGRICKPFNPLLGETYEADYPDKGLRFFSEKVSHHPMVVACHCEGTGWRFYGDSNLRSKFWGRSIQLDPEGILTLEFDDGEVFQWSKVTTSIYNLILGKLYCDHYGTMRIQGNRGYSCKLKFKEQSLIDRNPHQVQGVVIDKSGKTVATLIGKWDASMHYVNGEFKGKGHHASEAHLLWRRSKPPQFPTRYNLTRFAITLNELIPGLKENLPPTDSRLRPDQRCLENGEYEKANAEKLRLEQRQRQARKMQEQGWKPRWFAKDSNTYRYVGGYWEAREQGNWEGCPDIFGQVPPDQTVDE; encoded by the exons ATGCATCCTTTCTGCTGCGTCACATCGATGAGCATCCACACCAACTCCGacttgccgccgccgccgcctcctctgcCGTCGGCGGCCGATCCGGTCATCGGCAGGAGCCTGAGTGCCGGGAGGGCTCTTTCGTCGCGTGATTCGCTGCTGGATCATGGCTATTCGTTCAATAGTAATATCTTCAGCCGTAGCCAAAGCCAGAATTACAACCACCACAGCCGTGACCTGAAGATCAATGACATAGTGGGGAATGGAATTTCGGGGATTTTGCATAAGTGGGTGAATTACGGGAAGGGATGGAGGCCGAGGTGGTTCGTTTTGCAGGATGGTGTGTTGAGTTATTATAAGATCAGCGGACCGGATAGGATTAATCCTCAGACTGAGAAAGGATCGAGAGTGATTGGGGAGGATTCGATGAAGCGGTTGTCGCGTAAGTTTAGCGGTCTTCATCGCAGGACTGGGAGCTGGGGGTCCGTGAAAGGCAGGAAGCCTGTTGGAGAAGTTCATTTGAAG GTATCAACAATCAGAGAAAGCCGATCAGATGATCGGAGATTCTCAATTTTTACTGGTACAAAGAGGCTCCATCTGAGGGCTGATAGTGCAGAAGACCGTGCGGCATGGCTTGAAGCTTTGGAAGCTGTGAAGGACATGTTCCCAAGGATGTCAAATAGTGAGTTAATGGCTCCTATTGACAATTTAACTGTCTCAACAGAAAGGTTGAGGCAGAAATTGTTGGAAGAAGGTTTGAGTGAGTCTGCGATTGAGGAGAGTGAGCAGATAATGAAGAGCGAATTTGCATCACTGCAAAATCAGTTCAGACTCTTAAGCCAGAAATATTGGCTCCTTACAGATACACTCCGACAGCTAGAG ACAGAAAAGGTAGATCTGGAGAATACGGTTGTAGACGAAAGCCAGAGACAGTTTAAGGATGTGGGAGCATCTTCAAGATCAAAAGATAAGTATAGTG GAAGTGCTACTGAATCAGAAGATGAAAATGAAAGAGCAGACGTGGTCGAGGAGGActctgatgaagaagagaatactTTCTTTGACACCAGGGATTTTCTATCTTCTAGCTCTTTTAAAAGCAATGGGTCGGACTTTAGGACATCATCTTTTTCTTCTGATGATGACGACGAACTCAATGATTTTGAAGCCGAGGATAGTATTGAACCTGCCATTAAATCTGCTGGAACAAACTTTGCTCATGTTAAACGTCGGAAGAAATTGCCAGATCCTGTTGAGAAAGAGAAAGGAGTGAGCTTGTGGTCAATGATCAAAGATAACATTGGGAAGGATCTTACAAAAGTATGTCTTCCAGTCTACTTCAatgagcctctctcgtctctgCAGAAATGTTTTGAAGACCTGGAATATTCATATCTACTAGATCGGGCCAATGAATGGGGGAAAAAG GGCAACAGCCTTATGAGGATTCTAAATGTAGCTGCATTTGCTGTATCTGGATATGCCTCCACTGAAGGACGAATCTGCAAACCATTTAATCCATTGTTGGGGGAGACTTACGAAGCAGATTATCCAGATAAAGGCCTCCGGTTTTTCTCAGAGAAG GTTAGTCACCACCCAATGGTTGTTGCTTGCCACTGCGAGGGTACTGGGTGGAGATTCTATGGCGACAGCAATCTGAGAAGCAAATTTTGGGGTCGCTCCATTCAGCTTGATCCAGAGGGTATCTTAACTCTTGAATTTGATGATGGTGAAGTTTTCCAGTGGAGCAAG GTAACAACATCTATATACAACCTTATTCTGGGAAAACTATATTGCGATCACTACGGTACTATGCGGATACAAGGAAACCGTGGTTACTCATGCAAACTGAAATTTAAGGAGCAGTCTCTAATAGATAGAAACCCCCACCAG GTGCAGGGGGTAGTCATAGACAAGAGTGGAAAGACTGTGGCAACTTTGATTGGAAAGTGGGATGCGAGCATGCATTATGTAAATGGTGAATTCAAAGGAAAAGGCCATCATGCGTCAGAAGCTCACTTGCTCTGGAGACGTAGCAAGCCTCCACAGTTCCCTACACGTTACAATTTGACACGTTTTGCCATTACACTCAATGAACTAATTCCAGGACTGAAG GAAAATCTCCCTCCAACAGATTCAAGACTGAGACCTGATCAAAGGTGCTTGGAAAATGGGGAGTACGAGAAGGCAAATGCCGAAAAACTAAGGCTGGAGCAGAGGCAACGGCAG GCGAGGAAGATGCAAGAACAAGGGTGGAAACCTCGCTGGTTCGCCAAAGACTCCAACACTTATCGCTACGTTGGTGGGTACTGGGAAGCTAGGGAACAAGGCAACTGGGAAGGTTGCCCAGATATTTTCGGTCAAGTGCCTCCAGATCAGACAGTGGACGAGTAA
- the LOC131014264 gene encoding oxysterol-binding protein-related protein 1C-like isoform X2, producing the protein MFPRMSNSELMAPIDNLTVSTERLRQKLLEEGLSESAIEESEQIMKSEFASLQNQFRLLSQKYWLLTDTLRQLETEKVDLENTVVDESQRQFKDVGASSRSKDKYSGSATESEDENERADVVEEDSDEEENTFFDTRDFLSSSSFKSNGSDFRTSSFSSDDDDELNDFEAEDSIEPAIKSAGTNFAHVKRRKKLPDPVEKEKGVSLWSMIKDNIGKDLTKVCLPVYFNEPLSSLQKCFEDLEYSYLLDRANEWGKKGNSLMRILNVAAFAVSGYASTEGRICKPFNPLLGETYEADYPDKGLRFFSEKVSHHPMVVACHCEGTGWRFYGDSNLRSKFWGRSIQLDPEGILTLEFDDGEVFQWSKVTTSIYNLILGKLYCDHYGTMRIQGNRGYSCKLKFKEQSLIDRNPHQVQGVVIDKSGKTVATLIGKWDASMHYVNGEFKGKGHHASEAHLLWRRSKPPQFPTRYNLTRFAITLNELIPGLKENLPPTDSRLRPDQRCLENGEYEKANAEKLRLEQRQRQARKMQEQGWKPRWFAKDSNTYRYVGGYWEAREQGNWEGCPDIFGQVPPDQTVDE; encoded by the exons ATGTTCCCAAGGATGTCAAATAGTGAGTTAATGGCTCCTATTGACAATTTAACTGTCTCAACAGAAAGGTTGAGGCAGAAATTGTTGGAAGAAGGTTTGAGTGAGTCTGCGATTGAGGAGAGTGAGCAGATAATGAAGAGCGAATTTGCATCACTGCAAAATCAGTTCAGACTCTTAAGCCAGAAATATTGGCTCCTTACAGATACACTCCGACAGCTAGAG ACAGAAAAGGTAGATCTGGAGAATACGGTTGTAGACGAAAGCCAGAGACAGTTTAAGGATGTGGGAGCATCTTCAAGATCAAAAGATAAGTATAGTG GAAGTGCTACTGAATCAGAAGATGAAAATGAAAGAGCAGACGTGGTCGAGGAGGActctgatgaagaagagaatactTTCTTTGACACCAGGGATTTTCTATCTTCTAGCTCTTTTAAAAGCAATGGGTCGGACTTTAGGACATCATCTTTTTCTTCTGATGATGACGACGAACTCAATGATTTTGAAGCCGAGGATAGTATTGAACCTGCCATTAAATCTGCTGGAACAAACTTTGCTCATGTTAAACGTCGGAAGAAATTGCCAGATCCTGTTGAGAAAGAGAAAGGAGTGAGCTTGTGGTCAATGATCAAAGATAACATTGGGAAGGATCTTACAAAAGTATGTCTTCCAGTCTACTTCAatgagcctctctcgtctctgCAGAAATGTTTTGAAGACCTGGAATATTCATATCTACTAGATCGGGCCAATGAATGGGGGAAAAAG GGCAACAGCCTTATGAGGATTCTAAATGTAGCTGCATTTGCTGTATCTGGATATGCCTCCACTGAAGGACGAATCTGCAAACCATTTAATCCATTGTTGGGGGAGACTTACGAAGCAGATTATCCAGATAAAGGCCTCCGGTTTTTCTCAGAGAAG GTTAGTCACCACCCAATGGTTGTTGCTTGCCACTGCGAGGGTACTGGGTGGAGATTCTATGGCGACAGCAATCTGAGAAGCAAATTTTGGGGTCGCTCCATTCAGCTTGATCCAGAGGGTATCTTAACTCTTGAATTTGATGATGGTGAAGTTTTCCAGTGGAGCAAG GTAACAACATCTATATACAACCTTATTCTGGGAAAACTATATTGCGATCACTACGGTACTATGCGGATACAAGGAAACCGTGGTTACTCATGCAAACTGAAATTTAAGGAGCAGTCTCTAATAGATAGAAACCCCCACCAG GTGCAGGGGGTAGTCATAGACAAGAGTGGAAAGACTGTGGCAACTTTGATTGGAAAGTGGGATGCGAGCATGCATTATGTAAATGGTGAATTCAAAGGAAAAGGCCATCATGCGTCAGAAGCTCACTTGCTCTGGAGACGTAGCAAGCCTCCACAGTTCCCTACACGTTACAATTTGACACGTTTTGCCATTACACTCAATGAACTAATTCCAGGACTGAAG GAAAATCTCCCTCCAACAGATTCAAGACTGAGACCTGATCAAAGGTGCTTGGAAAATGGGGAGTACGAGAAGGCAAATGCCGAAAAACTAAGGCTGGAGCAGAGGCAACGGCAG GCGAGGAAGATGCAAGAACAAGGGTGGAAACCTCGCTGGTTCGCCAAAGACTCCAACACTTATCGCTACGTTGGTGGGTACTGGGAAGCTAGGGAACAAGGCAACTGGGAAGGTTGCCCAGATATTTTCGGTCAAGTGCCTCCAGATCAGACAGTGGACGAGTAA